Proteins from a single region of Deinococcus reticulitermitis:
- a CDS encoding ABC transporter substrate-binding protein has translation MEQGERPYKQALFRNAKFRQAVSHLYNRQKVIDDTLGGLGRPMASLVPLLFPDFIPADLPTFAYDPAAAVKLLGELGYAAKDSEGYLVNGDGRRVEFEVMTYGDPQSRQELDIFVADAKAAGVKVTVSTPDIDTLWATADGDPKTPDERQFDAFRYADAGFSGTWPFLDYMARCDGGGHYFNLSGRCLLPDEQRIAELYAQGTRELDPVKRAALGQQLNREWAQSQAMIPLITYAYNVAYDKRLGGALPRNLISAYNGLPLLPLTFVK, from the coding sequence CTGGAACAAGGCGAGCGACCTTACAAGCAGGCGCTGTTCAGGAACGCCAAGTTCCGGCAGGCCGTCAGCCACCTGTACAACCGCCAGAAGGTCATCGACGACACGCTGGGCGGCCTGGGGCGCCCGATGGCTTCGCTGGTGCCGCTGCTGTTTCCTGACTTTATCCCCGCCGACCTGCCCACCTTCGCCTACGACCCGGCTGCCGCCGTGAAACTGCTGGGCGAGCTGGGCTACGCGGCCAAAGACAGCGAGGGTTATCTGGTCAACGGCGACGGCAGGCGCGTCGAGTTCGAGGTGATGACCTACGGCGACCCGCAGAGTAGGCAGGAGCTGGACATCTTCGTGGCGGACGCGAAGGCGGCAGGCGTGAAGGTCACGGTGTCCACGCCGGACATCGACACCCTGTGGGCCACCGCAGACGGCGACCCCAAGACGCCTGATGAACGCCAGTTCGACGCCTTCCGCTACGCCGATGCGGGCTTCAGCGGGACCTGGCCGTTCCTGGATTACATGGCCCGCTGCGACGGCGGCGGCCACTACTTCAACCTCTCTGGACGCTGCCTGCTGCCGGACGAGCAGCGCATCGCCGAGCTGTACGCCCAGGGCACCCGCGAACTCGACCCGGTCAAGCGCGCGGCGCTTGGACAGCAGCTCAACCGTGAGTGGGCGCAGTCGCAGGCCATGATTCCGCTGATCACCTACGCCTACAATGTCGCCTACGACAAACGCCTGGGCGGCGCCCTGCCCCGGAACCTGATCAGCGCCTACAACGGCCTGCCCCTGCTGCCGCTAACTTTCGTGAAGTGA